A genomic region of Methanobacterium sp. contains the following coding sequences:
- a CDS encoding 4Fe-4S binding protein: protein MKRDIIKINEEKCTGCGECIPGCPEGALQVIDGKARLISDLFCDGLGACIGTCPQGAIEIEQREAEPYDEYKVMENVAKAGPNVIKAHLKHLYDHGQTEFLNQAINFLKEKNIEVPDYDEEKTFECGCPGSAMTDLSESRAESHIEPQIFSAELRNWPVQLQLLNPNAPYLKNADLLISADCAPFAYANFHQRFLKDKILIILCPKLDKTIDQYVDKLAEIFEKQDIKSISIVHMEVPCCSGIEIIVKRALEKAQKNVIIKDYTISIKGEII, encoded by the coding sequence ATGAAAAGAGATATTATCAAAATTAATGAAGAAAAATGTACTGGCTGCGGGGAGTGCATTCCCGGATGCCCTGAAGGGGCGCTGCAGGTAATTGACGGAAAGGCAAGACTTATAAGCGATTTATTCTGTGATGGATTAGGAGCATGTATTGGTACCTGTCCTCAAGGAGCTATTGAGATTGAACAAAGAGAAGCTGAGCCTTATGATGAATACAAAGTTATGGAAAATGTTGCTAAAGCTGGCCCCAATGTTATAAAAGCTCATTTAAAACATCTATATGATCACGGGCAGACAGAGTTCCTTAACCAGGCTATTAACTTTTTAAAGGAAAAAAATATTGAAGTTCCTGATTATGATGAAGAAAAAACATTTGAATGTGGTTGTCCTGGTTCAGCAATGACAGATTTAAGTGAAAGTAGGGCGGAAAGTCATATCGAACCACAGATATTCAGTGCAGAGCTTAGAAACTGGCCAGTGCAACTGCAGCTTTTAAATCCCAATGCACCCTACTTAAAAAATGCAGATTTACTGATTTCAGCAGATTGTGCACCATTTGCATATGCTAATTTTCATCAGAGGTTTTTAAAAGATAAGATTTTAATAATACTCTGTCCAAAACTGGATAAGACCATAGATCAGTATGTAGATAAATTAGCGGAAATATTTGAAAAACAGGATATAAAATCAATTTCCATAGTACATATGGAAGTCCCATGCTGCTCAGGTATTGAAATTATAGTTAAAAGAGCATTAGAAAAGGCTCAAAAGAATGTAATCATTAAGGATTATACAATCTCTATAAAAGGAGAAATAATATAG